Proteins from a genomic interval of Bacillus thermozeamaize:
- a CDS encoding metallophosphoesterase, with protein sequence MRILFIGDVVGSSGRRAVSTLLPKLKEKYRPDFILVNGENAAGGRGINLKIAKQLFEWGADGITLGNHVWDNKEIFEFIDQEKRMVRPANYPPGTPGQGMMILRKGSYQLAVINLQGQTYLPPLKNPFHTVDEILETLQDQVKHIFVDFHAEASAEKIALGWYLDGRVSCVLGTHTHVQTNDCRILPQGTAYQTDVGMTGPKDGVIGMRKDMIIKKFLTQLPVRFEVDRGQWQLNATLIELDDLTGMALQIKALHLTEDQPWMD encoded by the coding sequence GTGCGGATCTTGTTCATTGGTGACGTTGTGGGCTCCTCCGGGCGTCGGGCAGTTTCCACCCTTTTGCCGAAACTGAAGGAAAAATACCGCCCCGATTTTATTCTCGTCAATGGGGAAAATGCAGCGGGAGGGCGGGGCATCAATCTCAAAATCGCCAAGCAGCTGTTTGAATGGGGAGCAGACGGAATTACACTAGGCAACCACGTCTGGGATAACAAGGAGATCTTTGAATTTATTGACCAGGAAAAGCGGATGGTCAGGCCTGCCAATTATCCACCAGGTACGCCTGGTCAAGGCATGATGATTCTCCGAAAAGGGTCCTATCAACTGGCTGTGATCAATCTCCAGGGACAGACCTATCTGCCCCCGCTGAAAAATCCTTTTCATACCGTCGATGAGATATTAGAGACCCTTCAGGATCAGGTAAAGCACATCTTTGTCGATTTTCACGCGGAAGCTTCTGCGGAAAAAATCGCCTTGGGATGGTACCTGGATGGCAGAGTTTCTTGCGTTTTGGGTACGCATACGCATGTCCAGACGAATGATTGCCGGATCCTGCCTCAGGGAACCGCCTATCAAACCGATGTCGGTATGACCGGGCCCAAGGATGGGGTCATCGGGATGAGAAAGGATATGATCATCAAGAAGTTTTTGACCCAGCTTCCCGTTCGTTTTGAAGTGGATCGGGGCCAGTGGCAGTTGAATGCGACGTTGATTGAACTGGATGATCTCACCGGGATGGCCTTGCAGATCAAAGCGCTTCACCTCACGGAAGATCAGCCTTGGATGGATTGA